The following coding sequences are from one Haliotis asinina isolate JCU_RB_2024 chromosome 3, JCU_Hal_asi_v2, whole genome shotgun sequence window:
- the LOC137277770 gene encoding 15-hydroxyprostaglandin dehydrogenase [NAD(+)]-like → MQLKEKVIFITGGAQGFGRGVAEAVLKKGAKVCIADVNADLGEATTRELQASSGPDYVLFVKCDVSDATVFEDAFKAAVSKFGHIDIMCNNAGILDERIWEKQLEVNFGGVVRGTMMALNHMRKDKGGRGGVIINTASIGGLLPSFWFPTYAGSKSAVNHFTASWANNPDMKSAEVRFVSICPSGAETGLLESLQDKILNYDHFKQFMERSKYCRVDQVVQAFLLAMEDDTINGTAITIKLKEGVQKVKMSLVPIE, encoded by the exons ATGCAGCTGAAGGAAAAAGTAATATTCATCACTGGGGGTGCGCAAGGATTCGGGAGGGGCGTGGCTGAAGCAGTTTTGAAGAAAGGTGCAAAG GTTTGTATCGCGGATGTCAATGCggatctcggtgaagcaactaCCAGGGAACTGCAAGCTTCCAGTGGACCAGATTATGTCCTGTTTGTGAAATGTGACGTATCCGATGCTACTGTATTTGAGG ATGCTTTCAAAGCTGCCGTGTCGAAATTTGGTCACATTGATATTATGTGCAACAATGCCGGCATTTTGGATGAACGAATATGGGAAAAACAGCTCGAAGTCAATTTT GGCGGCGTTGTGCGGGGCACCATGATGGCGCTGAATCACATGAGGAAGGATAAAGGAGGTAGAGGCGGCGTCATCATCAACACCGCGTCAATTGGAG GCTTGCTTCCTTCGTTCTGGTTTCCTACATATGCGGGTAGTAAGAGCGCTGTTAATCATTTCACAGCGAGCTGGGCA AATAACCCAGACATGAAGTCAGCCGAGGTACGATTTGTCAGCATCTGCCCGTCGGGCGCTGAGACGGGTCTTCTTGAATCGCTGCAAGACAAGATTCTTAACTACGACCATTTCAAACAGTTTATGGAACGTTCGAAGTATTGCAG GGTAGACCAGGTGGTCCAGGCGTTCCTTTTGGCAATGGAGGACGACACCATCAACGGCACAGCCATCACCATCAAATTGAAAGAGGGTGTGCAAAAGGTGAAGATGTCTCTCGTCCCCATCGAGTAA